The Amycolatopsis sp. DG1A-15b genome contains the following window.
CATGGTGGGCGTCCGGGAAGGCGTGGCGCTGCTGGCGGAAGCGGGCATCGACCGCGTGCGGGCCAAGGCCGTCGCGCTGGGCCGGTGGGTCCTCGCCCTCGCCGACGAGTGGCTCGTCCCGCTCGGCTTCACGGTCGCCTCCCCGCGCGACGACGACCGCCGGGGCGGCCACGTCACCCTCCGCCACCCGGACGCCGAACGCCTTTCGCGCGTCCTCATCGAGCACGGCGTGCTCATCGACTTCCGCCGTCCCGACGGCATCCGCATCGGGCTGAGCCCGCTGACCACCGGCTTCGCCGAGGTTCGGCGGGCGATGGACCGCATCCGCCGGCTCACCGGCTGAGCCGTCCCCGGGCGGCGGCGGTACCGGCAGGTCAGCACGACCAAGGTGCCGGCGAAAACGGGCAGCCAGGGCAGCCGGGACCAGGGCCAGTCCGCGAGCGGCGGATCGAGCAGCCCCGGTGGCCGGCCGGCGAGCAGGCCGGCGAAGCTGACCAGCAGCAGTGCGGACTGGTGCCAGCAGTAGACGGCCATCGCGGCCCGGTTGAGGGCGGCGACCGGTGCCCAGAGCGCGGGGCGCCGGAGCGCCTGGCGCAGCCGGTGCCGCAGCAGCAGGAACGTGCCCAGCTGCGCGGCCGTGAGAGCCAGCGCGAACAGCGACGGTGGCGCGAGGTTCGACCAGCGGTCGCCCGGTACGCCGACCGCGCTCGCCGGATACCCGGCGAGCAGGACCAGCGCCCACCGGGTCTGCGCCCATGCCAACAACTACCTCTTCCGCCCGGCGGAACGGCAGGACCGGGCGCCCGCCGGGAAATAGTAGCCATGTACTTAGTAGCCATGTACAGTTTCCGGCATGAGCACTCCCGGTCACCTCGTCTGGCGGCTCTCCACGAAGTGGCGGGTCGCCGTGGACCGCGCCCTCGCCCCGATCGGGCTGACGCACGCGCAGTACGTCTTCCTGGCCTCGCTCTCCGGGTTGGAGCGCGCCGGCGCGAGCCCGAGCCAGCGCGAGCTGGCCGACCACACCGGCCTGGAAGCGCTCTACGTCTCCAAGCTCGCCCGCGCGCTCGACGCCGAAGGTCTCGTCGAACGCACCCGCGACCCCGCCGACACCCGGACCGTCCGGCTGCGCCTCACCCCC
Protein-coding sequences here:
- a CDS encoding MarR family transcriptional regulator, encoding MSTPGHLVWRLSTKWRVAVDRALAPIGLTHAQYVFLASLSGLERAGASPSQRELADHTGLEALYVSKLARALDAEGLVERTRDPADTRTVRLRLTPRGREVTEPAIATVAELLDRLLAPLGGRTGDRTAALARELTLLLDTPLEP